The DNA segment CGGGAGTCTGCGTGACATGGCGGAAGGAGGCGAAATCGAGCGCCGCGTGACCTTCCGGAGGAGCATCCAGGGGGGCGCACCGCGGGACGCGGGTTTTGTCGCGCCGCGTCATGCGGGATGGTCCGGCTCAGGCCTGTCGCTCGGCGCCCGATAGGCGGCAGCGGTCGAGCGCTGCGCCGGGGGCCACGCAGCGGCCGCATCGGAGGCCGGCGGAGCGAGCTCCGCGTCATCGGCATCACTCGCCCGGCGTCCGTCAGGCGCTGATGACGTCGCCGTCCGACTCTGCATGCGCTCGGATTTCCTTCTCGCGTGTCGCGCGCTCGCCGCGCGCGGCGATGGCAGTCGAGTCCCCGGCTTGCTAAACAGCGACGCACATGTATGTTACTGCCCCTGACGATAGAGATGAGATGACAGGCAAGAAACGAATTCTGTTCGTCGGCTCGTTCAATCCCCCTTCTGACGGCAGGATAGGTGGGCAGTACTTCGCTTGTCGCTCTCTGATCGAGAGCGATCTGAAGGATGACTTCGACTTCCTGCTGGTCGACTCCACCCTCGACAGCATCCAGGTCTCGTCGGTGTTCTCGAGGCTCCCCAAGATCGGATCGAGGGTGCTCCGGTGCGTCCGGGAGCTGCTGCTCTCCGAGGTGGACGCGGTCCTTTTGTTCTCGAGCTCGGGGTTGAGCTTCGTCGAGAAGGGATCCATCGGGCTTCTGGGCAAGATGCTCGGCAAGAAGGTCGTCATCTTCCCTCGATCGGGGCCCATCATCGACGACGTCGCCAGGAGCAGGCTGTACAGGTCGTACCTGGGCGCCGTCGTGAGCGCCTGCGATGCGCTGATATGCCAGAGCGACTACTGGCGCAGCTTCTTCCTGGGCATGGTGCCCGAAGGGAACGGGGACAAGCTCGTCGTCATAGAGAACTGGCTGCCTGACTCCTGCTTTGGCGAGGGGGGGCAGAAGGCTTATCCCGGGGTCATGGACAGGCCGCTTCGGCTGCTCTACTTCAACCGGATCGAGAAGCGCAAGGGGATCTACGACTTCCTCGAGGCCATGCTCCTCTTGCAGCGCGCGGGCGCCTGGGTCGAGGCCAAGATTTACGGGGACGGGAGCGAGCGCGAGAACGTGAAGCGGTTCATCGCCGAGAATCAGCTCAGGAACACCGAGTACGCGGGCTGGCTCGTCAGCGACAAGAAGGACGTGATCTCGTCGTTCGATCTGTGCCTGTTCACGTCGCACAGCGAGGGGTTCCCGAACGCGTTGCTGGAGGTGATGGCCCTCGGCGTCCCCGTCGTGTCCAGCAGGGTGGGTGCCGTGAATGACCTCATCGTTTCGGGGAAGAACGGCCTCCTGGTCGACGTCGGGAGCCCGGGCCAGATCGCGCAGGCGGTCCAGACCTTGCTCCGGGAGCCGGCGCTGCTGCAGGAGTTCTCGCGGCGCTCGGTCGAGCGGGTGCGGCAGGCCAACCGGCTCGATGATGCCATCACCAAGTTCAGGTCGCTCCTGTCAACGCTATGAAGAACCCTTCTGTGCTGCTCTACCGGATGGGGAACTTCTTCTACCGGAACAAGCTGCGCTCCATCGCCACGGCCATCACCTGGCTGAACAGGCTCTTGTTCTCGGTGTTCATCCCGTCCTCGGCCACGATCGGCGCGAATTTCAGGCTTGGTTACTGGGGGCTGGGGGTGGTGATCCATGCGAGGGCGTCCATCGGCGACAACTGCCTCGTCAGCCAGAACGTCACGATAGGGAGGAACTTCGGCAGCCAGGGGGTCCCGCGGCTGGGCAACGACGTCTATGTCGGGGCGGGGAGCGCCATCTTTGGCGATATCTCCATCGGAGACAACGTGATCATCGGCGCCAACAGCGTCGTGAACAAGGACGTGCCGTCCAACTCCGTCGTCGCGGGGAATCCGTTCAGGATCATCGCGTCCGACAGGAAGCTCAAGTACTACGAGCTGGATGACCCGAACGCCTGATCCGCAGGATCAGGTCAGCCCCACCGCGTGACGGGGCGCATCTCCAGGCGCGCCCGGTTCCCCCGGTTCCATGACGCGCGCGGCCCGTGCGGGCCTGCAAGCGGGCTCCCCGCGCTGCGGGGGCGGTGGAGGGCTCGCCGGGGCCACGCGCCTGCCTCGAGGAAGGCGCCTCCGCTTTCACGGCAGACCCCGCCACTGCCGAGGCCGGTAAACGACAATGTCACCAGGCCGAGGCCGACGCATCACGGTTCACACACGCAGGTAAAATTGTGTCGTGATACTGTAAAATTCGATCGTCAACGGAAAATTTGACACGCCAGCCGCAGACCAAAGCCTGCTCATGGGTTGTTCCGTGTGCTTACTTGGGGTACTAGGTGCGCACCGACAACGGATTGTCCGCAATGGTGATGAGCTATGAATATCGCGCGCCGCGCCGCATCTTAGTGCGGGGCTTCCATAGGAGCGAGCGATGGTAAGTACGCTCACGGCGGTCATTCTGGCGCTGGTGTTGTCGTGGGCAGCGACGCCGCTCGTGCGCCGTTTGGCGGTGACTGTGGGGGCGGTGGACGAACCGACCGCGCGGCGCGTACACACGCGGTGTATCCCACGCCTGGGCGGGCTCGCGATCGTGGCGGGCTTCGTGCTGCCGCTGTTCATCCTGGCCGCGCTGGGGACGCAGATCGGGCTGAGGTGGTTCTCGCAGCACTCGCTGGTGGTGGGGCTGCTGGCTGGAGGGCTGGGGATCGCCGCGGTCGGCGCCTGGGACGACACGAAGGGAATGCGTGCGCGGCACAAGCTGGCCGCGCAGGTCCTCGTCGCATCGATCGCCTGGGCCTTCGGGCTCCGCCTCGAGTGCGTGACGCTGCCGTACTTCGGACACGTATCGTTCTGGCCGCTCTCGTTCCTGGTGACGATTCCGTGGTTCGTCGCGATCATCAACGCGGTCAACCTGATCGACGGGCTCGACGGGCTCGCGGCGGGTGTCGGCTTCTTCGCCTGCGTCGCGAACTTCATCACCGCGTACCTCGGCGGCTACCCCGGCAATATGGTGATCTGCCTGCTCGCGGCGACGCTCGCGGGCGCGATCGTGGGGTTCCTGTTTCACAACTTTCACCCCGCGACGATCTTCATGGGCGACACCGGGAGCATGTTCCTCGGGTTCATGCTGGCCGCGATCCCTCTCTTCGGGGTGGGCACGCACAAGGGCGGCACCGCGCTCGCCGTCATGGTGCCGCTTCTCGCGCTGGGCCTGCCGATCTTCGACATGATCTCGGCGATGGTGCGGCGCTATGTCGCTCGCCGGCCGATCTTCTCCGCCGATCGTTCGCATATTCACCACAAGCTGCTCGACAAGGGCCACTCGCATCGCAGCGCGGTGCTGATCCTGTATGGGCTCAGCCTGCTGTTCACCGTGGTCGCGCTGGTCGCGTATGTCGGTCGCTCGCTCGAGATCGGGTTCGCCCTCGTCGCCTGCAGCGTGGTGCTCTTCATCGTGGTGCGCACGGCAGGCTCGCTCCCGCTCTTCGGGGCGCAGCCGCAGGACGCCCGGCGCGCGCGCGAGGCCACCGTGGAGGCGCTGCGCCGCGCTGTGCCGTGGGCGCTCATGGAGATCGAGGCCGCGAGCGGCGTGGAAAAGCTGCGTCCGGTGCTCGAGCGCTTTGCCGAGGAGGCGAAGCTCGTCGCGCTCGAGGTGAGCTCCGCAGGCGCGAACGGCAGCGCGCGCGTGAAGCCCTGGAACTGGGCGCAGGATACGGCGACGCCGCAGCAGCTCCGGGAGGCGGTGGTCGCGGTGTTCCCGATCCAGCTCGAGGGCGAGACCGTCGAGCTGCGGTTCCGCTGGGACAGCGAAGAGTGCGCGGTCAGTCCGCAGGCCGACATGCTGCTGCAGCTGGTCGTGGACTCCGCAGAGCGCCTGTTGCTGCGCCGGCCGCCGCCGCCGCGCGCGCGGGATTCGCGCCCGCAGGGGCGCTTCTCGGTGGTGTGAGAGGCATCCATCCCCCGCTGATTTGTTCGTGCCGCCGGACTGACTGAGGAGACATCGTGGACATTGCCCGCAGCATCGTTGGTCTCAACAGCAAGACGAACGAGCTCTATTATCGTGTCAGCGATCATGCGCATTACTGGAAGGTCTACCAGGGCATCGTGGACGAGGCGGTCGCGTCGGCGACGGACATCATCCACCTCGGCTGCGGGCCGCTGTGGTTCGGCAAGGTCGCGACGGTGCCGCTCGACGGCAAGACCATCTACGCGGTCGATCCGGACGAGGAGGCGCTCGCGCGCAACCCGGCGGAGAAGCATATCTGCGCCTACGGCGAGTCGATCCCGCTGCCGGACGGCTGCGCGGACGTGATCGCCGCAGACCACCTGCTCGAGCACCTCGAGAGGCCCGAGGCGGTGCTGCGAGAGGCGCACCGCCTGCTGCGGCCGGGAGGGCGGTTCGTCTTCACGGCGCCGAACCTCCTCTCCTATTCGGGGCTCGCGACGCACCTCACGCCGCACTGGTTTCATACGCTCTACGTCGGGCTGCTGCGTGGGACGAGCGGCAGCGGCAATTCCAAGCCGTACCCGACGTACTTCCGCATGAACACGGTCTGGGCCGTGAACCGCCTCGCGAAGGCCGCGGGCTTCCGCGTCGACAAGCTCGCTACCGGGGTCGATCACCCGACGTATACGGTGTTGATTCCCGGGCTCCACCAGGCTGCGGTGGCGCTGCACCTCGTGCTCGACAAGGTCGAGGCGCTCGCGCCCTTCCGCATCACGCTCACAGGCAGCCTCGTGCGCGAGTAGCGCACGAACCTGCACCCCGCTCTACTAGAAGCGGAGGCGGAAGCCGCCACGCCAGGCGCCGTGCACGTCGCCGCGCCCGGAGAACACCGTGGCTGCCTGGGGTTTACGGAAGCAGGGATGCCATACGCCCGAGCTCCGCTCCGGCGCGAGCTGGATGCCCTCGACCTCGATGGACTGGCGCCGCACGGCGGCCTCGTCGAGCCTGAGCCGGGAGCACGCGCTCGTCCTGCCGCCGAGGATGTCGTCGAGGACCACGAGCTCCCGCGCGGACAGCTCCAGCCTCCGGCGATGTCGTGGGGCTCCAGGGAGGGCTCGATACCCGTCGTGCTCGGCCTCCACGGCGACGTGCGCCGGGGCGCGTTCGAGCTTGCGCACCTCCGCGCGCGCCCGGCGGCCGACGCGGAAGGCGCTCCACACCTCGCTCGAATCCACGTCGCCGAGCTCCACGGTGTTGTGGGCGCGTGTGGAGCGGGTGGTCTGACGGTCGCCGTCGGCCTTGTAGCTAGAGACCCCGTAGTCGACGACAGCGCGCTCTCCGCCGAGCCATAGCTCGAAGGTGAGGGCGTCCGCGTGCACGTGCCCGGGCTGATAGGGGGCACCATCCATCCCCGCGTCGAGCGCGAGCCAGGCCCGGTCGCCGAGCTGCAGGATCACCCAGCCGGTGTCTGCCAGGTGGTCGAACGACGGCGCGTCGTCCGGCGGCGTGCCGGGGGCCCCCCGCTCGCCGCCGGAGGCACTGTCCGGCATGAAGAGGCCGAGGTCCGCGCCAAGGGCGAGGACCTGGTCGAGCTCGGGCGCGGCGTCGAGCGATGCATCGTTGAAGAGGGGGTACGAGCCGTCCGGCGCGCGCACGGCTGCAGCCCACCCGAGGGCCCTCTCCGCCGTCGTCCGCCAGCTCTCGGGCACCTCGCGCCCGGCCGCTCGCGCAAGCTCGATGGCCTCGAGCAGCCCGGCCGTCAGCGCGAGGTGGTACGACGCGGAGAGCTCGAAATGACCGCCGTCCGCGAGGAACTGCTCCGGCAGCTGCCAGGCCAGGATCGCCGAGCCGAGCCGCCACCACGCCTCGGCCTCGGGCCCCTGGGCCACCGCGCCGCCGCAGACGAGCCCGATCGCGTTTTCGAGGAGGTGATTGGCAAGCAGGTGCAGCTCGAGGCCGAGCGCGACGGCCCGACATGCGCGCGCCAGCTCTGCAGAGAGCCCGGGGCGGCCGAGGCGCGCCGCCACCGCGAGCCGGCGGGCGCGCACCGACGCGGGAAACGGGTGCGACGCGATCGGGTCGTCCCACGCGCTCGGGGCAGGGAGGGTCGGCTCGGCCCCGAGCTCATAGCCGTAGGCGCGCTCGTAGGCGTGCAGCAGCGACCCCTCGGGAATGGCAGCCAGCCGCGCGCGCCCGCGCTCCTTCTCCGCGTCGGCGAAGGCCGCGAACCGCGGGCGCGACGCGGCAAAGCCCGGCCGGACGCGCGGCGCCAGGATCGCGCTCGGCCCCCCGCCGAGCGCGCGATGGCCAAGGGCGACAGGGCGGGCGAGCACCTGCAGCGGATGGAGCTGGACGAGGGTGCGGGCGATCCGCGGGACGTTC comes from the Sorangium aterium genome and includes:
- a CDS encoding alginate lyase family protein codes for the protein MNVPRIARTLVQLHPLQVLARPVALGHRALGGGPSAILAPRVRPGFAASRPRFAAFADAEKERGRARLAAIPEGSLLHAYERAYGYELGAEPTLPAPSAWDDPIASHPFPASVRARRLAVAARLGRPGLSAELARACRAVALGLELHLLANHLLENAIGLVCGGAVAQGPEAEAWWRLGSAILAWQLPEQFLADGGHFELSASYHLALTAGLLEAIELARAAGREVPESWRTTAERALGWAAAVRAPDGSYPLFNDASLDAAPELDQVLALGADLGLFMPDSASGGERGAPGTPPDDAPSFDHLADTGWVILQLGDRAWLALDAGMDGAPYQPGHVHADALTFELWLGGERAVVDYGVSSYKADGDRQTTRSTRAHNTVELGDVDSSEVWSAFRVGRRARAEVRKLERAPAHVAVEAEHDGYRALPGAPRHRRRLELSARELVVLDDILGGRTSACSRLRLDEAAVRRQSIEVEGIQLAPERSSGVWHPCFRKPQAATVFSGRGDVHGAWRGGFRLRF
- a CDS encoding serine O-acetyltransferase; the protein is MKNPSVLLYRMGNFFYRNKLRSIATAITWLNRLLFSVFIPSSATIGANFRLGYWGLGVVIHARASIGDNCLVSQNVTIGRNFGSQGVPRLGNDVYVGAGSAIFGDISIGDNVIIGANSVVNKDVPSNSVVAGNPFRIIASDRKLKYYELDDPNA
- a CDS encoding class I SAM-dependent methyltransferase, which codes for MDIARSIVGLNSKTNELYYRVSDHAHYWKVYQGIVDEAVASATDIIHLGCGPLWFGKVATVPLDGKTIYAVDPDEEALARNPAEKHICAYGESIPLPDGCADVIAADHLLEHLERPEAVLREAHRLLRPGGRFVFTAPNLLSYSGLATHLTPHWFHTLYVGLLRGTSGSGNSKPYPTYFRMNTVWAVNRLAKAAGFRVDKLATGVDHPTYTVLIPGLHQAAVALHLVLDKVEALAPFRITLTGSLVRE
- a CDS encoding glycosyltransferase family 4 protein, which encodes MTGKKRILFVGSFNPPSDGRIGGQYFACRSLIESDLKDDFDFLLVDSTLDSIQVSSVFSRLPKIGSRVLRCVRELLLSEVDAVLLFSSSGLSFVEKGSIGLLGKMLGKKVVIFPRSGPIIDDVARSRLYRSYLGAVVSACDALICQSDYWRSFFLGMVPEGNGDKLVVIENWLPDSCFGEGGQKAYPGVMDRPLRLLYFNRIEKRKGIYDFLEAMLLLQRAGAWVEAKIYGDGSERENVKRFIAENQLRNTEYAGWLVSDKKDVISSFDLCLFTSHSEGFPNALLEVMALGVPVVSSRVGAVNDLIVSGKNGLLVDVGSPGQIAQAVQTLLREPALLQEFSRRSVERVRQANRLDDAITKFRSLLSTL
- a CDS encoding glycosyltransferase family 4 protein — protein: MVSTLTAVILALVLSWAATPLVRRLAVTVGAVDEPTARRVHTRCIPRLGGLAIVAGFVLPLFILAALGTQIGLRWFSQHSLVVGLLAGGLGIAAVGAWDDTKGMRARHKLAAQVLVASIAWAFGLRLECVTLPYFGHVSFWPLSFLVTIPWFVAIINAVNLIDGLDGLAAGVGFFACVANFITAYLGGYPGNMVICLLAATLAGAIVGFLFHNFHPATIFMGDTGSMFLGFMLAAIPLFGVGTHKGGTALAVMVPLLALGLPIFDMISAMVRRYVARRPIFSADRSHIHHKLLDKGHSHRSAVLILYGLSLLFTVVALVAYVGRSLEIGFALVACSVVLFIVVRTAGSLPLFGAQPQDARRAREATVEALRRAVPWALMEIEAASGVEKLRPVLERFAEEAKLVALEVSSAGANGSARVKPWNWAQDTATPQQLREAVVAVFPIQLEGETVELRFRWDSEECAVSPQADMLLQLVVDSAERLLLRRPPPPRARDSRPQGRFSVV